A genome region from Geodermatophilus bullaregiensis includes the following:
- a CDS encoding acyl-CoA dehydrogenase family protein, which produces MTEPSTTDFYALEDLLTPEEIDVRDRVRAWCDTEVLPRINDYWERAEFPFELVPGFAKLGIAGGTVQGYGSPGMSAVAAGLVAAELARADGSVGTFNGVHSFLAMQSIALLGSEEQRERWLPPMARMEEIGAFGLTEPGHGSDAVALETRARRDGDSYVLDGAKKWIGNGSIADHVIVWARGEDGAVGGYVVEKGTPGFTATVMTGKTALRAVWQAELTLEGVRVPAENRLENCHSFKDVSTILDRTRYTVAWRALGLATGSYELALQHTLRREQFGQPIAGYQLVQEKLATMLADITGMQLMCWRLSSLADAGRMTPAMASLAKRHCAATARRIVADARDLLGGDGILLEHHVARHHADIEAIYTFEGTDHVQALIVGREITGLSAISGRRR; this is translated from the coding sequence GTGACCGAGCCGTCGACCACCGACTTCTACGCCCTCGAGGACCTGCTCACCCCCGAGGAGATCGACGTCCGCGACCGGGTGCGCGCGTGGTGCGACACGGAGGTCCTGCCCCGGATCAACGACTACTGGGAGCGCGCGGAGTTCCCCTTCGAGCTGGTGCCGGGCTTCGCGAAGCTGGGCATCGCCGGCGGCACCGTGCAGGGCTACGGCTCGCCGGGCATGAGCGCCGTCGCCGCCGGCCTGGTCGCCGCGGAACTGGCGCGCGCCGACGGCAGCGTCGGCACGTTCAACGGCGTGCACAGCTTCCTGGCCATGCAGTCGATCGCGCTGCTGGGCTCGGAGGAGCAGCGCGAGCGGTGGCTGCCGCCGATGGCCCGCATGGAGGAGATCGGCGCCTTCGGCCTGACCGAGCCCGGGCACGGCTCGGACGCCGTCGCCCTGGAGACCCGCGCCCGCCGCGACGGCGACTCATACGTCCTCGACGGCGCGAAGAAGTGGATCGGCAACGGGTCGATCGCCGACCACGTCATCGTGTGGGCGCGCGGTGAGGACGGCGCGGTCGGCGGCTACGTCGTCGAGAAGGGCACCCCGGGGTTCACCGCGACGGTGATGACCGGCAAGACGGCGCTGCGGGCGGTGTGGCAGGCCGAGCTGACGCTGGAGGGTGTGCGGGTGCCGGCGGAGAACCGGCTGGAGAACTGCCACAGCTTCAAGGACGTCTCGACCATCCTCGACCGCACCCGCTACACCGTGGCCTGGCGCGCCCTCGGCCTGGCCACCGGCTCCTACGAGCTGGCCCTGCAGCACACGCTGCGGCGCGAGCAGTTCGGCCAGCCCATCGCCGGCTACCAGCTGGTGCAGGAGAAGCTCGCCACGATGCTCGCCGACATCACCGGCATGCAGCTCATGTGCTGGCGGCTGTCCAGCCTGGCCGACGCCGGGCGGATGACCCCCGCCATGGCCTCGCTGGCCAAGCGGCACTGCGCGGCGACCGCCCGGCGGATCGTGGCCGACGCCCGCGACCTCCTCGGCGGCGACGGCATCCTGCTCGAGCACCACGTCGCGCGGCACCACGCCGACATCGAGGCCATCTACACCTTCGAGGGCACCGACCACGTGCAGGCGCTCATCGTCGGCCGGGAGATCACCGGCCTGTCGGCGATCAGCGGCCGGCGCCGCTGA
- a CDS encoding hemerythrin domain-containing protein gives MTETERDVVELLSADHREFDRVFTELEGLMGRTGEDVLARKRALVDEVSIGLVKHSVAEETQVYPRVQDEVDAEEAERSKHEHDLAEETMKRLERLDPADEQYDVEIRTLIHEIRTHVEHEESRMFTELKATFDRAQLVEMARQVERVKAIAPTRPHPLVPNEGGIRTALGPVAALVDHLRDAVSGRGKQDT, from the coding sequence GTGACCGAGACCGAACGCGACGTGGTGGAACTGCTCAGCGCCGACCACCGCGAGTTCGACCGCGTCTTCACCGAGCTCGAGGGGCTCATGGGCCGGACCGGCGAGGACGTGCTGGCCCGCAAGCGCGCCCTCGTCGACGAGGTCAGCATCGGCCTGGTCAAGCACTCCGTGGCCGAGGAGACCCAGGTCTACCCGCGCGTGCAGGACGAGGTGGACGCCGAGGAGGCCGAGCGGTCCAAGCACGAGCACGACCTGGCCGAGGAGACGATGAAGCGCCTGGAGCGCCTCGACCCGGCCGACGAGCAGTACGACGTGGAGATCCGGACGCTGATCCACGAGATCCGCACGCACGTCGAGCACGAGGAGAGCCGGATGTTCACCGAGCTCAAGGCGACGTTCGACCGGGCGCAGCTGGTGGAGATGGCGCGCCAGGTCGAGCGGGTCAAGGCGATCGCGCCGACCCGGCCGCACCCTCTGGTGCCCAACGAGGGTGGCATCCGGACGGCGCTCGGCCCGGTCGCCGCGCTGGTCGACCACCTCCGCGACGCCGTCAGCGGCCGGGGCAAGCAGGACACCTGA
- a CDS encoding sigma-70 family RNA polymerase sigma factor: MGAAESAGPASDVGRDDDVASLIPMVRRVVAARVADATAVEDLVQETLVRVLAAAGRVEPGMLEPYAIATARNVVATSWRDQDRQRRNQHRVVDLRLPDAPDEGLLAAEERTAVAEALARLPDRDREALLAHEVSGRDTRSLAAETGSTAGAVAAQLNRARARLRVEYLLARDHAEPPTDRCRPVLLALSGGDRRRQREVEAGQHLLECDLCARLSRPLLDRGQQRDDAVRVPISGDADIVAARQAARELAGRLGFAPTDLTLIATAVSEMARNIVRFAGTGEVVVELLDRPRRGVQVVARDAGPGIADVGLAMQDGYSTYHGLGMGLPGARRLMDEFAVVSEPGRGTTVTMTRWCGDR; the protein is encoded by the coding sequence ATGGGGGCCGCGGAGTCCGCCGGACCGGCGTCGGACGTCGGACGCGACGACGACGTGGCCTCGCTCATCCCCATGGTGCGCCGCGTCGTCGCGGCCCGGGTGGCCGACGCGACCGCGGTCGAGGACCTGGTCCAGGAGACCCTCGTGCGGGTCCTGGCCGCCGCCGGCCGCGTCGAGCCCGGGATGCTCGAGCCGTACGCCATCGCGACGGCGCGCAACGTCGTCGCCACCTCCTGGCGCGACCAGGACCGGCAGCGCCGCAACCAGCACCGGGTGGTCGACCTGCGGCTGCCGGACGCGCCGGACGAGGGACTGCTGGCCGCCGAGGAGCGGACGGCCGTCGCCGAGGCGCTGGCCCGGCTCCCCGACCGGGACCGCGAGGCGCTGCTCGCGCACGAGGTGTCGGGCCGCGACACCCGCTCGCTGGCCGCGGAGACCGGCTCGACCGCGGGCGCCGTGGCGGCGCAGCTCAACCGCGCGCGGGCCCGGCTGCGCGTGGAGTACCTGCTCGCCCGCGACCACGCCGAACCGCCGACCGACCGGTGCCGGCCGGTGCTGCTGGCCCTCTCCGGCGGGGACCGCCGGCGCCAGCGCGAGGTGGAGGCCGGGCAGCACCTGCTCGAGTGCGACCTCTGCGCGCGGCTCAGCCGGCCCCTGCTCGACCGCGGCCAGCAGCGGGACGACGCCGTCCGGGTCCCGATCTCCGGCGACGCCGACATCGTCGCCGCCCGCCAGGCCGCCCGTGAGCTCGCCGGCCGCCTGGGCTTCGCCCCCACCGACCTGACGCTGATCGCGACGGCGGTGTCGGAGATGGCGCGCAACATCGTGCGCTTCGCCGGCACCGGCGAGGTGGTGGTGGAGCTGCTCGACCGGCCCCGCCGCGGCGTGCAGGTGGTGGCCCGCGACGCCGGCCCGGGGATCGCCGACGTCGGCCTCGCCATGCAGGACGGCTACAGCACGTACCACGGGCTGGGGATGGGACTGCCCGGCGCCCGGCGGCTGATGGACGAGTTCGCGGTCGTGTCCGAGCCCGGCCGCGGCACGACGGTGACGATGACGAGATGGTGTGGTGACCGATGA
- a CDS encoding STAS domain-containing protein gives MTQDQGAIVADRIDEAGLMATAEDQLLPQLVAHLREHRTRLRHEWAERIQGAGLLHAMTPQEMAAETTSVYDNYVEVLETGSVQALQRYARDLSERIIPRGVETHEVVGIVLLLRDVLARSLFEKYQRDFALLNRVLDAYEPAANRIANTVAVSFVEERERVIRQQQDSIRELSTPVLPVRERLLILPIIGVLDSERARQLTDQLLNGIRTHRARVVVIDITGVPEVDESVADHLVRTVDASRLMGASVIITGLSPLIAQTLVTIGVDLSKMDTIGDLQGGLEEAERLLGYTAAREDGTGGP, from the coding sequence ATGACCCAGGACCAGGGGGCGATCGTGGCCGACAGGATCGACGAGGCGGGTCTCATGGCGACGGCGGAGGACCAGCTGCTCCCCCAGCTGGTGGCGCACCTGCGCGAGCACCGCACCCGGCTGCGCCACGAGTGGGCCGAGCGCATCCAGGGGGCCGGCCTGCTGCACGCGATGACCCCGCAGGAGATGGCCGCGGAGACGACCTCGGTCTACGACAACTACGTCGAGGTGCTCGAGACCGGCAGCGTGCAGGCGCTGCAGCGGTACGCGCGGGACCTGTCGGAGCGGATCATCCCGCGCGGCGTGGAGACGCACGAGGTGGTGGGCATCGTCCTGCTGCTCCGCGACGTGCTCGCCCGGTCACTGTTCGAGAAGTACCAGCGCGACTTCGCCCTGCTCAACCGGGTGCTCGACGCCTACGAGCCGGCGGCCAACCGCATCGCCAACACGGTCGCCGTCAGCTTCGTCGAGGAGCGGGAGCGGGTCATCCGCCAGCAGCAGGACTCGATCCGGGAGCTGTCCACGCCGGTCCTGCCGGTCCGCGAGCGGCTGCTGATCCTGCCGATCATCGGCGTCCTCGACAGCGAGCGGGCCCGCCAGCTCACCGACCAGCTGCTCAACGGGATCCGCACCCACCGGGCGCGGGTCGTCGTCATCGACATCACCGGCGTCCCCGAGGTCGACGAGTCCGTCGCCGACCACCTGGTGCGCACGGTCGACGCCTCCCGCCTCATGGGCGCCAGCGTGATCATCACCGGGCTGTCGCCGCTCATCGCCCAGACGCTGGTCACCATCGGCGTCGACCTCAGCAAGATGGACACCATCGGGGACCTGCAGGGCGGTCTGGAGGAGGCCGAGCGGCTGCTCGGCTACACGGCCGCCCGGGAGGACGGAACGGGCGGACCGTGA
- a CDS encoding STAS domain-containing protein: MTTTGPRLVSILRQGPYLIASIHTALDDTQMTDFQHDLVERIGRDRSRGVVIDVAALDVLDSFGTRTLRTIAEVARLRGAVTVVVGIRPDVAFAMVALGMDTGPLRTALDLEEGLDVLDRLVAPGRSTSRSRSTPGSRTA; the protein is encoded by the coding sequence GTGACGACGACCGGACCCAGGCTCGTCTCGATCCTGCGGCAGGGGCCCTACCTGATCGCCTCGATCCACACGGCCCTCGACGACACCCAGATGACCGACTTCCAGCACGACCTCGTCGAGCGGATCGGGCGGGACCGGTCGCGCGGGGTGGTCATCGACGTCGCCGCGCTCGACGTGCTCGACTCCTTCGGCACACGGACCCTGCGCACCATCGCCGAGGTGGCGCGGCTGCGCGGTGCGGTGACGGTCGTCGTCGGCATCCGGCCCGACGTCGCGTTCGCCATGGTGGCGCTCGGCATGGACACCGGACCGCTGCGGACCGCGCTCGACCTGGAGGAGGGGCTCGACGTCCTCGACCGGCTGGTCGCCCCGGGCCGGTCGACGTCGCGCAGCAGGTCGACGCCGGGCAGCCGGACGGCATGA
- a CDS encoding phosphatase RsbU N-terminal domain-containing protein, producing the protein MTATGQLTRDYRVAFLAYLPRRTEAALHRGYELGRAAVTDGLSILEVVRVHHEVLLEVLRETPAEEVPAVAGAASEFLIEVLATADMAQRGLLHRH; encoded by the coding sequence ATGACGGCGACCGGCCAGCTGACCCGCGACTACCGGGTGGCGTTCCTGGCCTACCTGCCGCGCCGCACGGAGGCCGCGCTGCACCGCGGCTACGAGCTGGGACGGGCCGCCGTCACCGACGGGCTGAGCATCCTCGAGGTGGTCCGCGTGCACCACGAGGTCCTGCTCGAGGTGCTGCGCGAGACCCCGGCGGAGGAGGTGCCCGCCGTGGCCGGCGCGGCGTCGGAGTTCCTCATCGAGGTGCTGGCGACCGCCGACATGGCCCAGCGCGGCCTGCTGCACCGGCACTGA